One Oryza sativa Japonica Group chromosome 8, ASM3414082v1 DNA window includes the following coding sequences:
- the LOC136351328 gene encoding uncharacterized protein, producing the protein MGGNEESGTQYADENVFALFQDDNIMDLDHAEPIVKEQTVQNRDKFVQGDNMLCLEGPTHGQDSPNEEAAEDLEAESDGCDATGFTSDEDDEVREIRTKYKEFMSEVKKRGDIPIDNPIEVDGIQGGDIPLGNNQVLEGGDGAEYFDSDGDASYDEDSDGVFTRRKCRFPIFDSFADTPQFAVDMCFRGKDQLKDAIERYALKKKINIRYVKNEQKRIRAVCRWKGCPWLLYASHNSRSDWFQIVTYNPNHACCPELKNKRLSTRRICDRYESTIKANPSWKAREMKETVQEDMGVDVPITMIKRAKAHVMKKIMDTQTGEYSKLFDYALELQRSNPGTSVHVALDPEEEDHVFQRFYVCFDACRRGFLEGCRRIIGLDGCFLKGPLKGELLSAIGRDANNQLYPIAWAVVEYENKDSWNWFLGHLQKDINIPVGAAGWVFITDQQKGLLSIVSTLFPFAEHRMCARHIYANWRKKHRLQEYQKRFWKIAKAPNEQLFNHYKRKLAAKTPRGWQDLEKTNPIHWSRAWFRLGSNCESVDNNMSESFNSWIIESRFKPIITIDGAWGSSPGDRTGPPLPVRPGTLGETLSSQSVEGSRDRKHTKRRRCIQVRAAEKRNTLLLCFGGFVYEGTTKYEPASPSFWVPNLEKSKIPSLSGQGPPFIS; encoded by the exons ATGGGTGGGAATGAAGAATCTGGAACACAGTATGCAGATGAGAATGTATTTGCCCTATTTCAAGATGATAATATCATGGATTTGGATCATGCAGAACCTATTGTCAAGGAACAAACTGTCCAAAATAGGGACAAATTTGTTCAGGGCGATAACATGCTGTGTTTGGAAGGTCCAACCCATGGTCAGGATAGTCCGAATGAAGAAGCAGCAGAAGATTTAGAAGCAGAGAGTGATGGCTGTGATGCTACAGGTTTCACaagtgatgaagatgatgaagtTAGAGAGATAAGAACCAAATACAAAGAGTTTATGTCAGAAGTAAAGAAGAGAGGAGATATTCCAATAGACAATCCAATTGAGGTTGATGGCATACAAGGTGGAGATATTCCATTGGGTAATAATCAAGTCTTAGAAGGTGGAGATGGTGCTGAATACTTTGATTCAGATGGTGATGCATCGTACGATGAGGACAGTGATGGTGTCTTTACAAGAAGGAAGTGCAGGTTCCCAATATTTGACAGTTTCGCTGATACTCCACAGTTTGCAGTTGACATGTGCTTTAGAGGAAAGGACCAATTGAAGGATGCTATAGAGAGGTATGCTCTGAAGAAGAAGATAAATATCAGATATGTGAAGAATGAGCAGAAAAGGATTAGGGCTGTTTGTAGGTGGAAAGGTTGTCCTTGGCTTCTATATGCTTCCCATAACTCAAGGAGTGATTGGTTTCAGATTGTAACTTATAATCCCAACCATGCTTGTTGTCCTGAGCTTAAAAATAAAAGGTTATCTACAAGAAGGATATGTGATAGGTATGAGAGTACTATCAAGGCTAATCCATCTTGGAAGGCTAGAGAAATGAAGGAGACAGTACAAGAGGACATGGGAGTGGATGTGCCAATCACAATGATTAAGAGAGCAAAGGCACATGTAATGAAGAAAATAATGGATACTCAGACTGGTGAGTATTCCAAGCTGTTTGACTATGCTCTGGAGTTGCAGCGTAGTAATCCTGGAACTAGTGTGCATGTTGCCCTTGACCCAGAGGAAGAGGACCATGTGTTTCAGAGGTTTTATGTATGTTTTGATGCATGTAGAAGAGGATTTTTAGAAGGATGTAGGAGGATAATTGGGCTTGATGGATGTTTCCTTAAGGGGCCATTGAAAGGTGAGTTGTTATCAGCTATTGGCAGGGATGCAAATAATCAGCTTTATCCAATTGCATGGGCTGTTGTGGAATATGAGAATAAAGACTCGTGGAATTGGTTTCTTGGGCATCTTCAGAAAGACATCAACATACCTGTTGGAGCAGCAGGCTGGGTGTTTATAACAGACCAACAGAAG GGGCTGCTAAGCATAGTATCTACATTGTTTCCATTTGCTGAGCATAGGATGTGTGCACGCCACATATATGCCAACTGGAGAAAGAAACATAGGCTGCAGGAGTACCAAAAGAGGTTTTGGAAGATTGCAAAAGCACCTAATGAGCAGTTGTTTAACCATTACAAGAGAAAGCTTGCTGCAAAAACTCCTCGTGGATGGCAGGATTTGGAGAAAACAAATCCTATTCATTGGTCTCGAGCTTGGTTCAGACTTGGATCAAATTGTGAATCAGTTGACAACAACATGAGTGAATCATTCAATAGTTGGATTATAGAATCAAGGTTCAAGCCTATTATTActattgacggagcgtggggctcctcaccgggagaccgcactggcccccctttgccggttcggccggggaccctgggtgagactctaagctcccaatctgtggaaggttcgcgagacaggaagcacacaaaacgccggcgatgtatacaggttcgggccgctgagaagcgtaataccctactcctgtgttttggtggattcgTGTATGAAGGaactacaaagtatgagccagcctctccctcgttctgggttcccaatctggaaaaatccaaaatcccctctctaagtgggcaaggtcctccttttatatcttaa
- the LOC4345646 gene encoding ATP-dependent Clp protease adapter protein CLPS1, chloroplastic, with product MEAAVPSRVALSASRLSNHHHHAVGGERYAIYRGRCPNPAIPMALAAAAAPGKGGGVLDRPIEKVTPGRQSEFDVRKSRKMTPPYRVLLHNDNYNRREYVVQVLMKVIPGMTVDNAVNIMQEAHVNGLSVVIICSQSEAEEHCTSLRGNGLRSSIEPASGGC from the exons atggaggcggcggtgccCAGCCGTGTGGCGCTCTCCGCGAGCCGGCTctccaaccaccaccaccacgcggtGGGAG GAGAAAGATATGCGATTTACAGGGGAAGGTGCCCGAATCCTGCCATTCCTATGGCTctggcagcagcagctgcaccaGGGAAAGGTGGTGGCGTGCTTGATCGGCCAATAGAGAAAGTTACTCCTGGTCGCCAGTCTGAATTCGATGTTAG AAAATCCCGCAAAATGACGCCTCCGTATCGAGTCCTCCTCCACAACGACAACTACAACAGGCGTGAGTACGTCGTCCAAGTCCTGATGAAAGTTATCCCCGGGATGACCGTCGACAATGCCGTCAACATCATGCAGGAGGCTCATGTAAACGGGCTGTCAGTGGTGATCATCTGCTCTCAGTCGGAGGCAGAGGAGCACTGCACGTCGCTCAGGGGCAATGGCCTCCGGAGCTCGATTGAACCTGCGAGTGGTGGCTGCTGA